GCACCCCGGTGGAGGGCCGCCGCGCCCCCGCCGACGGGCCGCGACTCCAGGACCTGCTCGACCCCGAAGGCGCGTTCGAGCCAGTTGTGCACGAGGGCTTCGAGTTCTGGGTCCCTGACGCGGACAACTCCACGCCCGAGGTGGCCGCCTCCCTGGAGCGGGCCAACGCCGCGGCCATCCCCACGGTCCGGCTGACCGGCGTCGACGCCGCCTACTGGTGCGAGACCCCGGACAAGAACCACCTGCGCTGGGTCATGCCGCACCCCGAGGAGCAGCTTCTGGACGCGCTCGCGCGGCTGCACGCGGCCGGGCGTTCGAGCCTCGGCGAGGGGACCCGGCTCGTCGGTTCCTTCCGTGCTCACGGCCTCACCGTCCCGGTCTGGGACCTGCCGAGCGGGGTCACCGCGGAGGATGTCGAGAAGCCGGCCGCCGAGTTCGCCGAGCGACTCGCGGGCGCGCTGGCCACGGACGCTCCGCTGACTCCCGAGGAGCGCCGTGCCCGCGGCGGCCTCACCAACCGCCAGGTCACGCTGAGTTGACGGAGTCGGTGCGACTGACCGGCCAGTCAGTCGCACCGCTTCTCCACACAGCCACCCGGTCCGCACACAACTCCCGCCGAAAAGCGGCGAGTCGGTGTCCGAATCAGCCACGGCACGCCGCGGTCGAATTTGCGAACGGCAGATCTCTTGTTACGGTTCCAATAGCCCGGTTGCTGGTGCATCCCCCGTCGCCAGCAACCGGGTCTTTCTATGCCCGGGCAACCTTTACTCACCGGTTCCGCCCGTCAACTGCCCGTGATTTCCCCGGAGTTGCTCCCGGACCGCAGCAACAGCGGTCCACCGTCCGGCCGGGCCGCGAACTCCGCGACCGCCGTGTAGTCGTCCGGCACCCCCCGGGTCTGCTGCCGGGGCGTCTCGCAGCTGTCCGGCTCGTCGTCGGCGCCGACGACGCAGTGCATCTGCACCGAGCGTGCGCCGGGTCCCATGAGGCTGAGCACGGCATCCAGCGCCGCGCCGGTCGCATTGCGGTAGTAGGTGCGCGCCCAGGTTTCCTCGCCCTGTGTGAGCACACAGGTCTGTGCCTCGACACCGTCGGGGGAGTTCAGGTCCGGACCGCAGCGGGCGGCGGTGGCCAGACCGAGGCCGAGCAGCAGCGGGGAGCCGCTCGCCGCCGGGAGGGGCGCCTTCTCGTCCTCGCGCACCGAGGGCCGTACGGAAGGACGCACGAGATCACGTACGACGGCGCGCCCCCCGTCGCCCACCTGTCCCGCGGAGGCCACGGCCAGCGGCAGCGCGACCGCGCACACCACGACACCGCACAGGGCGAGCAGACGGATCCGTCGGGGGTCTCGTCGGGGGTCTGGGGGGCGTCCCCCGGAATGGCGCAGCATGAAGCGGACGATAACGACCGAGCGCGGGCACCCGGTTCCGCCCGCGCTCGACACCCTTACAACTCGGGCGCGCTCACACCCGTACGAGTGAGGGCCTCGACCACGGCGTCCACCACGGCCTCGACGTCGGGGACCCATGGGGAGGCCGAGCCGGGAAGCGGAGCCCGCTCCCATGCGATGTCACCGTGCCCGGTCTCCGACGGGGGCAGGGCGAGGTAGCCGCCCTCGCCGTGGAAGCGGAGGGAGCCGGGGACGTGGTCCTGGGCGTACAGCAGTTCGCCCAGCTGCTCCAGGGAGTACGGCTTGACGAGAATCGCCCAGCGGGTCGGCGAGGCGACCACCGGGCCGAGGCGGATGCCCTTGGCGTCGAGCGCGGCCAGAGCACGGGAGGCCGGGAGCGCCGGCAGGCTGACCGCGCAGGGTGCCGTGCCGCCGGTGGCCAGGACGATCGGCGCGGCGGGGCGGTTCCTCCACCACCAGCGCACCATGCGCGCGTCGGTGGTGGCCGCGAGGAGGCCGGGGTCGAAGGGGTGGGCGCCGGGAACCGTGCACTCCGGGTCGGGGCAGCCGCAGCGGGCCCGGCCCTCAGGGTCCGGTGCCACACCCGGGAGTACGGGCCACTGCCATTCCGTAGCGATGGTCAGGGCCGCGCTGATCAATTCAGGCCTTCCGTCGTTGCGCTGGGACAGGAGCCTGCGTCGCCTTCCGAGGATCTCGCGCATGAGCGCTCGTTCCTTTCCGTTGCACCGCTGGCAACACCGAGGACCACATCACACCATGTGTCGATCACTTCACTGTGCGTACCTGTTGGCGCATCACACCCTTGTCCGAGACAAGGGGAACCCCATACTGCGTCTATCAAAAGCATGGGCGTGGCGGGGGGTGGCGAAGTCTGGCGTTTTGCCGTCGCGCGTATTTCTCTCCGCCTCCGCCACGGGAGGATGGGGCTCGGTCGTCGGTGGTTAAGACGCCCGGGCCGGTCACCAGGTTCCGGGTGGCTGTCCGCCACCCCTGGCCCTTACCGAGTACGTACCCATCACGACCGCTGTGACGCTCTGTGGAGCAAGGCCAGTCGACCTCAATACACCGTAACCCGATGCAGTTTTGAGCCAACTTAACCCATCGGCCCACTCCCCACCCGTTACCCACGGACACCAGGAATCCCGGCAGGACAATGCTGGACATCCCCTTACGAGTGCGTGTACATGTGGAGACACTGCTAGCGGCGCAGAATGACATGGGGGTTTGCGATGCTTTTGAGCAATACGCACCGGTCGGAAAGCCGGACGACATGAACGCCCCTCACCCTCCGAAAGTGGCTGGAATCGATTCAACGGTTCCCGCACCCGCACACACTGTCGCGCCCGCGACCGCCGCCACGCCCACCCCATCGGTCCCCTCCCCGAACGCACCCGGCGCCCTGCTCCAGGACCGTCTCGCCGGCTGGGTCTCCGACCTCACGACCCTGCACGAGCTCACCGAACGCCTCACGCGCACGGACACCCTGACCGAGGCGCTGCAGGAACTGCTGCATGCGGGAGCCGCCCTGGTGGGCGCCCGGCGCGGACTCGTCGTCCTCGAACCGGACGACGGACTGGGCCCCGACACCACCCTTGGCCTGGGCCTCGCGCGAGCCGACCTCGGGCACATCGAAACCGTCCCGCGCAGCTCCATGTCGTACGGCAGGATCCTCGACGGGCTGCCCGGCGGCGACGGTGAGATCGCACAGCCCGACCTGCTCGCCGAGGAGGGCCTCGACCCGCGCCACCGCGAGGTCGCCGCCCGCCTGGGATACGGAGCCAGTTACGCGCTTCCGCTGTCCACCGACGCCGCCGGCCGCCTCGGCGCCGCCGTGTGGCTCTATGACGAACCCGCCGAACCGGCCGAGCGCCAGCGCCACCTCGTCGGCCTGTACGCCCGGTTCGCCACCGAGCACCTGGCCCGGCTCCTCGAAGTCGAGCGCACGCGCGCGTGCATGGCGACCATGGCGGAGGAGCTGCTGCCGTCCCGGCTCCCCCGCGTCGCCGGTGTGCGGCTCGCCGCCCGGCACCGCACCGGTCCGCGCGGCGGCGGCGACTGGTACGACGCGCTGCCGCTGCCGGACGCGGCACTCGGCCTCGCGGTCGGTTCGGTGACCGGCAGCGGCGCGAGCGCCATCGCCGCGATGGGACGCCTCAGAGCCTCCCTGCGGGCGTACGCCGTGATGGAGGGCGAGGACCCGGTCGCGGTCCTGTCCGACCTGGAGCTGCTTCTGCGCCTGACCGAACCGGCTCGCTCGGCCACCGCCCTGTTCGCCTACTGCGAGCCCGCGCTGCGCAAGATCACGCTGGCCGGTGCCGGGCACTGCCCGCCGCTGCTGATCGGCGAGCGGCGCACCGAGTTCGTGGAGACCTCCGTGTCCGCGCCGCTCGGCATGCTCGCCTGCTGGGAGGCGCCGAGCGTGGAGCTGCGCGCCGAACCCGGAGAGACGGTTCTGCTGTACACCGACGGGCTGCTGCACCGCACCGGCGACCCCACCGACCGCGCCTTCGCGCGCCTGCACTCGGCGGCGGCCGGAGTGCCGAAGAGGCTGCGCGGCGACCCCGGGGCGATCGCCGACCACGTCCTGCGGACCGTGCTGCCGGACGGGCGGGACGAGGCGGACTCCGAGGAGGACGTCGTCCTGCTGGCGGCTCACTTCGAGTAGCGGGTTGTCACAGTTCCTTCGACTCTGGGCCCCTTCCGTACGACCGTACGATGGACGGGGTCCAGTGCCGTATCTAGGAGGATGACCGTGGCCGAAGAGCTCAGTCCGGACGAGACAGCCGAGCCCGAGGAGCCGATCAAGAAGCGGAAGAACGGACTGTACCCAGGCGTGTCCGACGAGCTGGCCGAGAGCATGAAGTCCGGTTGGGCCGACACGGAGCTGCACGACCTGCGGCCGATCGCGCAGGCCGCCGAGACCGCGGCCCGTCGTGCGGCACTGTCCGCCCGCTTCCCGGGTGAGCGGCTGGTGATCCCGTCCGGCAATCTGAAGACGCGCTCGAACGACACGGAGTATCCCTTCCGGGCGTCCGTCGAGTACGCCTACCTCACCGGCAACCAGACCGAGGACGGCGTGCTCGTCCTGGAACCGGTCGCCTCCGGCGGTCACACCGGCACGCTCTACCTCCTGCCGCGCTCCGACCGCGAGAACGGCGAGTTCTGGCTCTCCGGGCAGGGCGAGCTGTGGGTCGGCCGGCGGCACTCGCTCACCGAGTCCGAGAAGCTGTACGGCCTCCCCGTCTCCGATGTGCGTGAGCTGGCGGACGCGCTGCGCGAGGCCACCGGTCCGGTGCGGGTCCTGCGCGGCCACGACGCCGGGATCGAGGCCGCACTGAGCGACAAGGTCACCGGCGAGCGGGACGACGAGCTGCGGGTCTTCCTGTCCGAGGCGCGGCTCGTCAAGGACGAGTTCGAGATCGGGGAGCTCCAGAAGGCGGTCGACTCCACGGTTCGCGGGTTCGAGGACGTCGTGAAGGTCCTCGACAGGGCCGAGGCCACCTCCGAGCGGTACATCGAGGGCACCTTCTTCCTCCGCGCGCGCGTCGAGGGCAACGACGTCGGCTACGGCACGATCGCCGCGGCGGGGCCGCACGCCTGCACGCTGCACTGGGTGCGCAACGACGGACCGGTGCGCTCCGGTGACCTGCTGCTCCTCGACGCGGGCGTCGAGACGCACACGTACTACACCGCCGACGTGACGCGGACCCTGCCGGTCGGCGGCCGCTTCAGCGAGATCCAGAAGAAGATCTACGACGCCGTGTACGACGCCCAGGAGGCCGGGATCGCGGCCGTGCAGCCGGGCGCCAAGTACCGGGACTTCCATGACGCGGCCCAGCGGGTGCTCGCCGAGCGGATCGTGGAGTGGGGCCTCGTCGAGGGGCCCGTCGAGCGGGTGCTGGAGCTGGGGCTCCAGCGGCGGTGGACGCTGCACGGGACCGGACACATGCTCGGAATGGACGTGCACGACTGCGCGGCCGCGCGCGTGGAGTCGTACGTGGACGGCGTTCTCGAAGCCGGGATGGTGCTGACGGTCGAGCCCGGTCTGTACTTCCAGGCCGACGACCTCACCGTGCCCGAGGAGTACCGGGGCATCGGGGTGCGGATCGAGGACGACCTCCTGGTGACGGAGGAGGGGAACCGGAATCTGTCGTCCGGGCTGCCTCGGCGCTCCGATGAGGTCGAGGCGTGGATGGCGGGTCTCAAGGGTTGAGATTCCACTGCGAGTGCGTGGGGGGCTGGTCGCGCAGTTCCCCGCGCCCCTGAGCAGGTTTCGGTGGACCTGCATCTCGACATCAGCTCTCCTGACGGCCGTCGTGCCGGGCTCGAGAGGGCCCTGCGCGACGCCGTTCGCGGTGGGCGGCTCGCTCCCGGTGCCCGGCTGCCCGCGACCCGGCGGCTCGCCGAGGAGGTGGGGGTGTCCCGGGGGACCGTGAAGGCGGCCTACGACCAGTTGATCGCCGAGGGGTATCTGACCGCCCGGCAGGGATCGGGGACCGTCGTCGCTCTCCTGCCCGCCACTCAGGACAGACCCTCGGAGAGCAGGACACGCACGCGTGCGCCGCGTTTCGATCTGCGGCCCGGCAGTCCGGACGTCGGGGCCTTTCCCGCTGACACCTGGCTCAAGGCCGTGCGGCGGGCCGTCGCCACCGCACCCGTCTCCGCGTACGACTACGGCGATCCCCTGGGGCGTATCGAGCTGCGGACCGCTCTGTCCGAGTACCTCGGGCGGGCCCGCGGGGTCGTCGCGCCTCCCGAACGGATCCTGGTCACCTCCGGGGCCGTGCAGGGGCTCGCGCTGCTCACGCGGGTCCTGGAGGGCGGCACCGTGGCCATGGAGGACCCCGGGCTGCCCTTCCACCGGGAAGTCGTACGGCACGGTGGCGGGCGGGTGGTGCCGGTACCGGTCGACGAGCTGGGGGCCCGCCCGGACGACTTGCCGGCCGCCGACGCCGTCGTCGTCACTCCCGCCCATCAGTACCCGACCGGCGTGACCCTGCACCCCTCACGTCGGCGCGCCCTGACCGACTGGGCACGCGCGCGTGGGGCGTTGGTCGTCGAGGACGACTACGACGGGGAGTTCCGCTACGACCGGCAGCCCGTCGGGGCCCTCCAGGGGATGGCGCCGGGACAGGTCGTCTACCTCGGGACGGCGTCCAAGACGCTCGGTCCGGCCCTGCGGCTCGGGTGGATGGTGCTGCCGCCGCAGCTCGTCGGGCCCCTCGCCGACGCCAAACTGCACAGCGACCACAGCACGGAGTCCATCGGGCAGCTCGCCCTCGCCGAGCTGATCCGCAGCCATGCCTACGACCGTCACGTGCGCACGTGCCGGCTCCGGTACCGGCGCCGCAGGGACCTGCTCATGGAGCGGCTGGGGGCGCGGTGGCGGGTGCGGGGGATCGCGGCCGGGCTGCATGCGCTGGTCGAGGTCGGCGACGAGGAGGCGGTGCTGGCCCGGGCCGACGCCGAGGGGCTCGCGGTGGGGTCGCTCGGCGAGCACTGGCATGCGGCGGGCTCTCGCCAGGGGCTCGTCGTGGGGTACGGGACGCCTCGGGAGGGGGCGTATCCGCAGGCGCTGGAGGTGCTGGCCAGGGTGCTGGAATTGGGCCAACCTCAAGCACCTTCATTGGGTCTGCCGAGTGGCCCACTGCGCTTCTAGTGTCGTTGGCATGACGAACTCACTCGTCCCGCCCGCGGGGCCGCAACGCGTTCTGGCACTCGCCCAGCTGAGCAACTCCGTCGGGGACGGCGCCTACTACGTGACGTCGGCGCTGTACTTCACGCACGTCGTCGGGCTCGACCCCGCGCGCGTGGGGCTCGGCCTGACCGTCGGCTGGGCGGTCGGGTCGGTGGTGGGGGTGCCGCTCGGGCGGCTCGCGGACCGGCGTGGGGCGCGCGGTACGGCGGTGCTGCTGGCGCTGGCCACGGGGCTGGCGGTGGCGTCCTTCCTGGTGGTCCGGGACTTCGTGCCGTTCGTCCTGGCGGCCTGCGCCTACGCCTCCGCCCAGTCCGGCCTCGCCGCCGCCCGGCAGGCACTGCTCGCGGGGCTGGTGTCCGCCGGGGAGCGGACCGGGCTGCTGGCCCACCTCCAGGCGACGCTGAACGCCGGGCTGGCCGTGGGTGCGGGGCTCGGCGGGCTCGCGCTGCACGCCGGGACGCGGGCCGCGTATCTCGGGGTGTTCGCGGTGGACGCGGCGAGTTTCGCGGTGTGCGCGGTGCTGTTGCTGAGGCTGCCGTCGGTGGCACCCCGGGTGTCCGCGGTGTCTGCGGAGAAGCGTCGCGGTTCGAGTGTGCTGCGCGACCGGCCGTACGCCGTGATCACGCTGCTGAACACCGTCCTGCTGCTGCGGATGCCCTTGCTGAGCCTGGGGATTCCGCTGTGGATCGCCGAGCGGACCGCGGCACCGACCTGGCTGGTCTCCGCGCTGTTCGTCCTCAACACCGGGGCCGTGATGGTCTTCCAGGTACGCATGGCCCGCGGTGTGACCGGGCTCGAGTCGGCCACCCGCGCGGTGCGGCGGTCCGGGTGGGTCATGCTGGCGGCCTGTGCGGTGTTCGCCCTGTCGGCGGGCGCCTCGCCGTGGGTCGCCGTGGGGGCGCTGGTCGTCGGGGCCGTGCTCCAGGTGGTGGCCGAGATGGGGCAGTCGGCGGGATCCTGGCAGCTCTCCTTCGACCTGGCTCCGGCCGAACGGGTCGGCGAGTACCAGGGGTTCTTCGGGACCGGGGTGACGGTGGCCAGGACGCTGGGGCCGCTGGTGCTGACGACGCTGCTGGTGGAGTGGGGCACGCCGGGGTGGCTGCTCCTCGGCGGGGTGACGCTGTTGGCGTCGTACGCGATGGGGCCGGCGGCCCGCCGAGCCGCCGGCCGTACCTCGCAGCGGGACGCCGGTCGGGCGCAGTCCGCGGCCGTGGGCTGCGTGAACTGACGGACGTCCCGCGGCTCGGCCATGACCATGAGCCGACGCCGGTTCGGGCGGGGTTCGGACAGGCGGCGACCATGGACAGGAACCCGCCCGCCCGGACATGTCAGGCCGACCGCTGGCCGGGTGTCGCCGGGAGCGCGTCCACGAAGAGGGCCCCCGCGAGCAGCCCCGCGCTGCCACGGGGGCTCCACGCGCGCGTGTGCAGGTCGGCGTCGAGGGCGAGCAGGGCCTCGCGGCCCGCCTCCGTCGTCGTACCCCCCTCCTCCAGGACGCCCCGAGCGCCCGCCTGCACATGGCGCAGCCCCAACGGGCCCGCCGTGTAAAGGAGTTCGGTGTCCTGGAGACTGGACATCACGGTGAGCAGGGCGTCCAGGCGGGCCTCGGCCTCGTCGGCGCCCGCCTTGCGGGCCCCCGCCAGGGCGTCCAACGCCCGCCGCACGTGCGGGAATCCGGCGCGTGCCTCGCCCCGGGCGCCCGCGGCGCCGTACTTCGCGGAGACCGAGGAGCCCCGGGAGGCACGGCGTGGAGCCCGTTTGTCGGTGTGCGCGGCGATCTTCTTGGCGGTCGCGGCCACGTCCTTCGACCGCGCCCCCGGGTCGAGGGCGGCCGCGGCGACCAGCAGACCGAGGGTCCACAGGGCACCGCGGTGACCGCCGCCGGCCAGGCCCACCGAGTGCTCGGTGCAGCGGCCGATCGCTCCCAGTTCCGCGCGCAGCCCGGGGGTGGGTTCGCCGGTGCGGCGGGCGGCGGCGGCCATCGCCGCCAGGCCGGGCGCGAGCGCCTTGGCCGACCAGCGCAGGGAACAGTGGTCATTGCTCGTGACACGGACGCCCAGGTCACGCGGGTCGGGCAGGCCCGGCTTGGGAGCCAGGGCCAGCTGCCCGGTGAGCGCGTCCACGGCGGCCAGCGCCAGCGCCTCGTCCTCGCGGCTGCTCATGGCCGTACCTTACGAAGAGGTCGGGGCGGCGGGACCGGCACTTTCGGACGGATCGCCACCCGGGGGTGGGGCGCCGGTCAACGTGATGTCGGTGTTCCAGTGGTTTCCCGTCATGGCCGGGATCGTAGGAGGGGTGTCCGTCAGGACCTTGGGC
This is a stretch of genomic DNA from Streptomyces sp. NBC_00285. It encodes these proteins:
- a CDS encoding DUF5926 family protein — protein: MAKKRPQTKAKRPQITEGEVPVVGAREPCPCGSGRRYKACHGRAAAQAATELVQRPFEGLPGEGDWVALRELVPAATVELPLRDGLPEGVPSVTLATVLPMAWPALRRDDGSVLLGLQNDTASGDISRDLADTLRRALTAPVGTPVEGRRAPADGPRLQDLLDPEGAFEPVVHEGFEFWVPDADNSTPEVAASLERANAAAIPTVRLTGVDAAYWCETPDKNHLRWVMPHPEEQLLDALARLHAAGRSSLGEGTRLVGSFRAHGLTVPVWDLPSGVTAEDVEKPAAEFAERLAGALATDAPLTPEERRARGGLTNRQVTLS
- a CDS encoding bifunctional DNA primase/polymerase, which codes for MREILGRRRRLLSQRNDGRPELISAALTIATEWQWPVLPGVAPDPEGRARCGCPDPECTVPGAHPFDPGLLAATTDARMVRWWWRNRPAAPIVLATGGTAPCAVSLPALPASRALAALDAKGIRLGPVVASPTRWAILVKPYSLEQLGELLYAQDHVPGSLRFHGEGGYLALPPSETGHGDIAWERAPLPGSASPWVPDVEAVVDAVVEALTRTGVSAPEL
- a CDS encoding PP2C family protein-serine/threonine phosphatase, whose amino-acid sequence is MLDIPLRVRVHVETLLAAQNDMGVCDAFEQYAPVGKPDDMNAPHPPKVAGIDSTVPAPAHTVAPATAATPTPSVPSPNAPGALLQDRLAGWVSDLTTLHELTERLTRTDTLTEALQELLHAGAALVGARRGLVVLEPDDGLGPDTTLGLGLARADLGHIETVPRSSMSYGRILDGLPGGDGEIAQPDLLAEEGLDPRHREVAARLGYGASYALPLSTDAAGRLGAAVWLYDEPAEPAERQRHLVGLYARFATEHLARLLEVERTRACMATMAEELLPSRLPRVAGVRLAARHRTGPRGGGDWYDALPLPDAALGLAVGSVTGSGASAIAAMGRLRASLRAYAVMEGEDPVAVLSDLELLLRLTEPARSATALFAYCEPALRKITLAGAGHCPPLLIGERRTEFVETSVSAPLGMLACWEAPSVELRAEPGETVLLYTDGLLHRTGDPTDRAFARLHSAAAGVPKRLRGDPGAIADHVLRTVLPDGRDEADSEEDVVLLAAHFE
- a CDS encoding aminopeptidase P family protein, whose translation is MTVAEELSPDETAEPEEPIKKRKNGLYPGVSDELAESMKSGWADTELHDLRPIAQAAETAARRAALSARFPGERLVIPSGNLKTRSNDTEYPFRASVEYAYLTGNQTEDGVLVLEPVASGGHTGTLYLLPRSDRENGEFWLSGQGELWVGRRHSLTESEKLYGLPVSDVRELADALREATGPVRVLRGHDAGIEAALSDKVTGERDDELRVFLSEARLVKDEFEIGELQKAVDSTVRGFEDVVKVLDRAEATSERYIEGTFFLRARVEGNDVGYGTIAAAGPHACTLHWVRNDGPVRSGDLLLLDAGVETHTYYTADVTRTLPVGGRFSEIQKKIYDAVYDAQEAGIAAVQPGAKYRDFHDAAQRVLAERIVEWGLVEGPVERVLELGLQRRWTLHGTGHMLGMDVHDCAAARVESYVDGVLEAGMVLTVEPGLYFQADDLTVPEEYRGIGVRIEDDLLVTEEGNRNLSSGLPRRSDEVEAWMAGLKG
- the pdxR gene encoding MocR-like pyridoxine biosynthesis transcription factor PdxR, encoding MDLHLDISSPDGRRAGLERALRDAVRGGRLAPGARLPATRRLAEEVGVSRGTVKAAYDQLIAEGYLTARQGSGTVVALLPATQDRPSESRTRTRAPRFDLRPGSPDVGAFPADTWLKAVRRAVATAPVSAYDYGDPLGRIELRTALSEYLGRARGVVAPPERILVTSGAVQGLALLTRVLEGGTVAMEDPGLPFHREVVRHGGGRVVPVPVDELGARPDDLPAADAVVVTPAHQYPTGVTLHPSRRRALTDWARARGALVVEDDYDGEFRYDRQPVGALQGMAPGQVVYLGTASKTLGPALRLGWMVLPPQLVGPLADAKLHSDHSTESIGQLALAELIRSHAYDRHVRTCRLRYRRRRDLLMERLGARWRVRGIAAGLHALVEVGDEEAVLARADAEGLAVGSLGEHWHAAGSRQGLVVGYGTPREGAYPQALEVLARVLELGQPQAPSLGLPSGPLRF
- a CDS encoding MFS transporter, with protein sequence MTNSLVPPAGPQRVLALAQLSNSVGDGAYYVTSALYFTHVVGLDPARVGLGLTVGWAVGSVVGVPLGRLADRRGARGTAVLLALATGLAVASFLVVRDFVPFVLAACAYASAQSGLAAARQALLAGLVSAGERTGLLAHLQATLNAGLAVGAGLGGLALHAGTRAAYLGVFAVDAASFAVCAVLLLRLPSVAPRVSAVSAEKRRGSSVLRDRPYAVITLLNTVLLLRMPLLSLGIPLWIAERTAAPTWLVSALFVLNTGAVMVFQVRMARGVTGLESATRAVRRSGWVMLAACAVFALSAGASPWVAVGALVVGAVLQVVAEMGQSAGSWQLSFDLAPAERVGEYQGFFGTGVTVARTLGPLVLTTLLVEWGTPGWLLLGGVTLLASYAMGPAARRAAGRTSQRDAGRAQSAAVGCVN
- a CDS encoding triphosphoribosyl-dephospho-CoA synthase, which produces MSSREDEALALAAVDALTGQLALAPKPGLPDPRDLGVRVTSNDHCSLRWSAKALAPGLAAMAAAARRTGEPTPGLRAELGAIGRCTEHSVGLAGGGHRGALWTLGLLVAAAALDPGARSKDVAATAKKIAAHTDKRAPRRASRGSSVSAKYGAAGARGEARAGFPHVRRALDALAGARKAGADEAEARLDALLTVMSSLQDTELLYTAGPLGLRHVQAGARGVLEEGGTTTEAGREALLALDADLHTRAWSPRGSAGLLAGALFVDALPATPGQRSA